One Calditrichia bacterium DNA window includes the following coding sequences:
- a CDS encoding VCBS repeat-containing protein: MNSRIVTFFLAIYFGFAAASLLFAQVWQLVESPTNQNLARLDMISGENGRAISYDGLILKYDGSRWSIEDSLSQIVARFEQSGDSATADAGIWGDFYTVRMLDEHRGWIAVNEVDYRSYRLLEFDGTGWKPAKANLPVKIRALDFLTPSSGIAAGEGGAFELSGERLKMLTLPISLDFRAVKMLSPEQFYIIGENGAILEYRNGWQSLENPLPNMLRDMDFVSPDEGWFVGNQGTILHFANQNIEIQESPTLENIWAIDMLSPEHGFAVGAAGVILEYENGVWRLVESGTEADLHDIEMIDETDGWIVGGRGVILQFGAPGNRANGVTQPDFLFRDQVYLGTRHLMDLIDDVHGVTVADFNNDEHIDIYLTCERSLNHLLINDGSGYFRDFTIESGTGGDIESRKGKQKYETGAIAADFDRDGDTDLLLCGKRGTSQLLKNLGDANFEDVNASVNLPQNLNISAGVLADFDADGYPDIALVDEFSGLRIFQNRKYLRFEETQVAAQDLPKTGIRAIAAADFDGDHRTDLLLFYQQITPVFLQNHPENGWQITGGIFENVQISQFVNSATVADFNNDGRNDLFLCTENGEDQLLIADAHSRAFADKSAEWQVIRDGRSYTAIAKDFDLDGDVDLFVLRFGADFLYLSESASRFSEVAERRVYSKAGYLSGFNTGAAAADIDGDNDYDLVVGNRDFWSSLLENTGADSAFVRILPAGTQDARETPGAKIWVWPAGAAQTDSNLLAFREMVLSNGYFSQDQPGFICATGTVTAVDVRVRFLNGDEFFFENIAPGTTLRVEQANTITRLIYSAGRTTLQFLHIPYIPFELLKLLFFIALLVVSVRFIEKRYRWRPTHTVIYVLGIIALYAILTIALPRDSGLLYHTLPFGMILFALLALVTVNEPIKKNAERQAMIQKTLQDAGASLSNTGVSNAAISIVGDAVQVIFPFTFVAIYQYQHDGNFFIQKFSSGDAPQFKKRFHLERGQVSQLASADSELRPVGLEMWLQLAHPAAGQIPPDAGLVFRPVVKEDRVKAVFFAGLPVGENAPQIDAETQSMIDFLMLQLANTLNNIRIYREASEREKLAAIGSFSSGILHNLKNPVDGLRMMIEALYYDMPKHDPRFDYVNELYQGVLHLKNTLLHSFEFVTQSEVRAENVDVHTIIREITGHFSAMSYLPVDLQFAPENIAVKGNAQRLKVALENIISNALEASGVEKTVRIRSEFHPRDASLRIDVIDSGEGIPVEQIDKIFDIFYSTRGKSRGLGLAITREIIKRHGGHIDVQSSAGNGTRMSIILPATVNVQEVADEPRIDR; this comes from the coding sequence ATGAATAGCCGGATCGTAACATTTTTTTTGGCGATATACTTCGGGTTTGCTGCGGCATCGCTGCTGTTCGCGCAGGTGTGGCAACTGGTGGAATCGCCCACAAACCAAAATCTGGCGCGATTGGACATGATTTCCGGCGAAAACGGCCGTGCGATTTCGTATGACGGATTGATCCTGAAATACGACGGCAGCCGGTGGAGCATCGAAGATTCGCTGAGCCAGATTGTCGCGCGATTCGAACAATCCGGCGACTCGGCAACTGCCGACGCGGGCATCTGGGGCGATTTTTACACCGTTCGCATGCTCGATGAACATCGTGGCTGGATTGCCGTAAATGAAGTCGACTACCGCAGTTATCGCCTGCTCGAATTCGATGGAACCGGCTGGAAGCCTGCCAAAGCCAACCTCCCGGTTAAAATCCGGGCGCTGGATTTTCTCACGCCAAGTTCGGGTATCGCCGCCGGCGAAGGTGGCGCTTTCGAGCTTTCCGGCGAACGTTTGAAGATGCTCACACTGCCGATCAGTCTCGATTTCCGCGCGGTAAAAATGCTCTCTCCCGAACAATTTTACATCATTGGCGAAAACGGCGCGATTCTCGAATATCGCAACGGCTGGCAATCGCTGGAAAATCCCCTGCCGAACATGCTTCGCGATATGGATTTTGTATCGCCCGATGAAGGCTGGTTTGTCGGCAATCAGGGCACGATTTTGCATTTTGCCAACCAAAACATCGAGATTCAGGAATCGCCGACGTTGGAAAATATCTGGGCGATCGACATGCTTTCGCCGGAACACGGGTTTGCCGTTGGCGCCGCCGGCGTAATTCTCGAATACGAAAACGGCGTTTGGCGGCTGGTCGAATCCGGCACGGAAGCGGATTTGCACGACATCGAAATGATCGACGAAACCGACGGTTGGATTGTTGGCGGGCGCGGCGTGATTTTGCAATTCGGTGCGCCGGGCAATCGCGCCAACGGCGTTACGCAGCCGGATTTTCTCTTTCGCGATCAGGTGTATCTCGGCACGCGCCACCTCATGGATTTGATCGACGATGTGCACGGCGTGACCGTGGCGGATTTCAACAACGATGAGCATATCGATATTTATCTCACCTGCGAGCGTAGTTTAAATCATTTGCTGATCAACGACGGCAGCGGTTATTTTCGCGATTTTACGATTGAATCCGGCACCGGCGGCGATATCGAATCACGAAAGGGCAAGCAAAAATACGAAACCGGCGCGATTGCCGCAGATTTCGATCGCGATGGCGACACCGATTTGCTGCTCTGCGGAAAACGCGGCACCTCGCAACTGCTCAAGAATTTGGGCGATGCGAATTTTGAGGATGTCAACGCCTCGGTCAATTTGCCGCAAAACCTGAACATCTCCGCCGGCGTGCTGGCGGATTTTGATGCGGACGGATACCCCGATATCGCGCTGGTCGATGAATTTTCCGGGCTGCGCATTTTCCAAAATCGTAAATATTTGCGGTTCGAGGAAACGCAGGTTGCCGCTCAGGATTTACCGAAAACCGGGATTCGCGCCATCGCCGCGGCGGATTTCGACGGCGATCACCGCACCGATTTGCTGCTGTTTTATCAGCAAATCACGCCGGTTTTTTTGCAAAATCATCCTGAAAACGGTTGGCAAATTACCGGTGGCATTTTCGAAAACGTGCAAATTTCCCAATTTGTGAACAGCGCAACCGTGGCAGATTTCAACAACGATGGGCGCAACGACCTGTTTTTGTGCACCGAAAACGGCGAAGATCAACTGCTGATTGCCGATGCGCACAGCCGCGCGTTTGCGGACAAATCCGCTGAATGGCAGGTGATTCGCGACGGGCGCAGCTACACTGCCATTGCGAAAGATTTTGATCTCGATGGCGATGTGGATCTGTTCGTTTTGCGGTTTGGTGCCGATTTTTTATATTTGAGCGAATCTGCGAGCCGTTTTAGCGAAGTTGCCGAACGTCGCGTGTATTCGAAAGCGGGCTATTTGAGCGGCTTCAACACCGGTGCTGCCGCCGCAGATATCGACGGGGACAACGATTACGATCTGGTTGTCGGCAACCGTGATTTCTGGTCGTCGCTGCTGGAAAATACTGGCGCGGACTCCGCATTTGTGCGGATTTTGCCGGCCGGTACGCAGGATGCCCGGGAAACGCCCGGCGCGAAAATCTGGGTGTGGCCCGCTGGTGCGGCACAGACGGACAGCAATTTGCTCGCGTTTCGGGAAATGGTGTTGAGTAACGGCTATTTTTCGCAGGATCAGCCCGGATTTATCTGCGCAACCGGCACCGTAACTGCCGTCGATGTGCGGGTGCGTTTCCTCAACGGCGATGAATTTTTCTTCGAAAATATTGCCCCGGGAACAACCCTGCGCGTCGAACAGGCCAACACGATCACGCGGTTGATTTACAGCGCGGGACGCACAACACTTCAGTTTTTGCACATTCCCTACATTCCGTTTGAGTTGCTCAAGTTGTTGTTTTTTATTGCGTTGTTGGTGGTGAGCGTTCGTTTTATCGAAAAGCGCTATCGCTGGCGACCGACGCACACGGTCATTTACGTGTTGGGCATTATCGCGCTGTATGCGATTCTCACCATCGCGTTGCCGCGCGACAGCGGATTGCTCTATCACACACTGCCGTTCGGGATGATTTTGTTTGCGCTGCTGGCGCTGGTGACGGTTAACGAGCCGATCAAAAAGAATGCCGAACGCCAGGCGATGATCCAAAAAACACTTCAGGATGCCGGCGCAAGCCTTTCGAACACGGGTGTTTCCAACGCTGCAATCTCCATTGTCGGCGATGCCGTGCAGGTGATTTTTCCGTTCACGTTTGTGGCGATCTACCAATATCAGCATGACGGCAATTTTTTCATCCAAAAATTCAGCTCCGGCGATGCGCCGCAGTTCAAAAAACGGTTTCATCTGGAGCGCGGGCAGGTGAGCCAGTTGGCGAGCGCCGATAGCGAATTGCGTCCGGTGGGGTTGGAAATGTGGCTGCAACTTGCGCATCCGGCTGCCGGGCAAATTCCGCCGGATGCCGGGCTGGTTTTTCGTCCGGTTGTGAAAGAGGATCGCGTGAAAGCCGTTTTTTTTGCCGGACTGCCGGTTGGCGAAAACGCGCCGCAAATCGATGCCGAAACGCAGTCGATGATCGATTTTCTGATGCTGCAACTCGCCAACACGCTGAACAATATCCGCATTTATCGCGAAGCCAGCGAGCGGGAAAAGCTGGCGGCGATCGGCTCGTTTTCCAGCGGGATTTTGCACAATCTCAAAAATCCTGTGGACGGGCTGCGCATGATGATTGAGGCGCTATATTACGATATGCCAAAACATGATCCGCGATTTGATTACGTGAATGAATTGTATCAGGGCGTGTTGCATCTCAAAAACACGTTGCTGCATTCGTTTGAATTTGTGACGCAATCCGAAGTGCGAGCGGAAAATGTGGATGTTCACACCATCATCCGGGAGATCACCGGACATTTTTCCGCGATGAGCTATCTGCCGGTGGATTTGCAGTTTGCGCCGGAAAATATCGCCGTGAAAGGCAACGCGCAGCGGCTGAAAGTGGCGCTGGAAAACATCATTTCCAACGCGTTGGAGGCCTCCGGCGTTGAGAAAACGGTGCGGATTCGCAGCGAATTTCACCCGCGCGATGCATCGCTGCGCATCGATGTCATCGACAGCGGCGAAGGCATTCCCGTTGAACAAATCGATAAAATTTTCGATATTTTTTACTCCACTCGCGGCAAAAGTCGCGGGTTGGGGCTGGCAATCACCCGGGAAATTATCAAACGCCACGGCGGACACATCGACGTGCAAAGTTCCGCCGGAAACGGCACCCGGATGAGCATCATTTTACCGGCAACTGTAAATGTGCAAGAGGTGGCGGATGAACCGCGTATTGATCGTTGA